The Capra hircus breed San Clemente chromosome 25, ASM170441v1, whole genome shotgun sequence genome has a window encoding:
- the NARFL gene encoding cytosolic Fe-S cluster assembly factor NARFL isoform X3 has product MASPFSGALQLTDLDDFIAPSQDCIKPMKVDRRPGSGVAKIHIEDDGSYFQVSQDGGMKKLEKAKISLDDCLACSGCVTSAETVLITQQSHEELRKVLGANKTAAPDQQKLVVISVSPQSRASLAVRFQLNPTDTARKLTAFFKKIGAHYVFDTAFSRNFSLLESQREFVRRFRGQANPEQALPVLTSACPGWICYAEKTHGSTLLPHISTARSPQQVMGSLVKDFFAQQQRLTPDKVYHVTVMPCYDKKLEASRPDFFSQEHQTRDVDCVITTGEVSKLLEEEGVSLAELEPAPLDSLYVVTGRVGRAVSSPSTGCSPPGCPKGPDGWQKGPRPLTQALAASLFPRLASLGPSCASVSKMLELPTTGRWSSELTLTSHRSELPGQVVRQGGQSFASQASSRHTFKALGSMAHLRLRKQTLSNLRQRLLRGLGGQRPQHHLRPGLFPRCSSASAQEPTSHRGGGSGGYLEHVFRHAAQELFGIHVTEVTYRPLRVPQRRGTAQGPRHARQGAPAAGREAVWPSQDRSTGGCSRRPGAI; this is encoded by the exons ATGGCGTCGCCCTTCAGCGGGGCCCTGCAGCTGACGGACTTGGACGACTTCATCGCGCCGTCTCAG GACTGCATCAAGCCCATGAAGGTGGATAGGAGGCCGGGAAGCGGCGTGGCCAAGATCCACATCGAAGATGACGGGAGTTACTTCCAAGTCAGTCAG GATGGAGGGATGAAGAAGCTGGAGAAGGCGAAGATCTCGCTGGACGACTGCCTGGCGTGCAGTGGCTGCGTCACCTCAGCGGAGACCGTGCTTATTACTCAGCAGAGCCACGAGGAGCTGCGGAAAGTTCTAGGTGCCAATAAG ACAGCAGCACCTGATCAGCAGAAGCTGGTTGTCATCTCGGTCTCGCCTCAGTCTAGAGCATCGCTGGCTGTGAGGTTTCAGCTGAATCCTACGGATACCGCCAGGAAATTAAcagcattctttaaaaaaatag GCGCACACTACGTGTTCGACACCGCCTTCTCGAGGAACTTCAGCCTCCTCGAAAGCCAGCGGGAGTTCGTGCGGCGGTTCCGAGGACAGGCCAACCCCGAGCAGGCCCTGCCCGTGCTGACTTCTGCCTGCCCAG GCTGGATCTGCTACGCTGAGAAGACCCACGGGAGCACCCTCCTTCCCCACATCAGCACTGCGCGGTCCCCACAGCAGGTCATGGGCTCCCTGGTCAAGGATTTCTTTGCCCAGCAGCAG CGGCTGACTCCCGACAAGGTCTACCACGTGACAGTAATGCCCTGCTACGACAAAAAGCTGGAAGCCTCCAGACCCGACTTCTTCAGCCAGGAGCACCAGACACGCGACGTGGACTGTGTCATCACCACAG GTGAAGTCTCCAAGCTGCTGGAGGAAGAAGGGGTCTCGCTGGCGGAGCTGGAGCCGGCTCCTCTGGACAGCCTGTACGTTGTCACCGGCCGTGTCGGACGGGCTGTAAGCTCACCCAGCACCGGGTGCTCTCCACCGGGGTGTCCCAAGGGTCCAGATGGGTGGCAGAAGGGGCCGCGGCCCTTGACGCAGGCACTGGCCGCCTCCCTTTTCCCTCGCCTGGCCTCCCTCGGCCCCTCGTGTGCCTCAGTGTCAAAGATGCTTGAGCTCCCGACAACTGGCCGATGGTCGTCAGAGCTGACCCTGACTTCACACAGGTCTGAGCTCCCGGGACAGGTGGTACGACAGGGGGGACAGTCCTTTGCTTCACAAGCCTCCTCCCGACACACCTTCAAAGCCTTGGGCTCTATGGCTCATCTTCGGCTTAGAAAGCAAACGCTCTCAAACCTGAGACAGAGGTTGCTCAGAGGCCTCGGTGGGCAGCGGCCCCAACACCACCTGAGGCCTGGCCTCTTCCCCAGGTGCAGCAGTGCCTCTGCCCAGGAGCCCACCAGCCATCGGGGCGGGGGCTCAGGGGGCTACCTGGAGCACGTGTTCCGCCATGCAGCCCAGGAGCTCTTCGGGATCCATGTCACTGAGGTCACCTACAGACCCCTGAG GGTGCCTCAACGGAGGGGGACAGCTCAAGGCCCCCGACACGCCCGGCAAGGAGCTCCTGCAGCAGGTCGAGAGGCTGTATGGCCTAGTCAGGACAGAAGCACCGGAGGATGCAGCCGGCGTCCAGGAGCTATATGA
- the NARFL gene encoding cytosolic Fe-S cluster assembly factor NARFL isoform X2: MKVDRRPGSGVAKIHIEDDGSYFQVSQDGGMKKLEKAKISLDDCLACSGCVTSAETVLITQQSHEELRKVLGANKTAAPDQQKLVVISVSPQSRASLAVRFQLNPTDTARKLTAFFKKIGAHYVFDTAFSRNFSLLESQREFVRRFRGQANPEQALPVLTSACPGWICYAEKTHGSTLLPHISTARSPQQVMGSLVKDFFAQQQRLTPDKVYHVTVMPCYDKKLEASRPDFFSQEHQTRDVDCVITTGEVSKLLEEEGVSLAELEPAPLDSLYVVTGRVGRAVSSPSTGCSPPGCPKGPDGWQKGPRPLTQALAASLFPRLASLGPSCASVSKMLELPTTGRWSSELTLTSHRSELPGQVVRQGGQSFASQASSRHTFKALGSMAHLRLRKQTLSNLRQRLLRGLGGQRPQHHLRPGLFPRCSSASAQEPTSHRGGGSGGYLEHVFRHAAQELFGIHVTEVTYRPLRNKDLQEVILEREGQVLLHFAAAYGFRNIQNLVQKLKRGRCPYHYVEVMACPAGCLNGGGQLKAPDTPGKELLQQVERLYGLVRTEAPEDAAGVQELYECWLQGAGSERAGRLLHTSYHAVEKAGSGLSIRW, from the exons ATGAAGGTGGATAGGAGGCCGGGAAGCGGCGTGGCCAAGATCCACATCGAAGATGACGGGAGTTACTTCCAAGTCAGTCAG GATGGAGGGATGAAGAAGCTGGAGAAGGCGAAGATCTCGCTGGACGACTGCCTGGCGTGCAGTGGCTGCGTCACCTCAGCGGAGACCGTGCTTATTACTCAGCAGAGCCACGAGGAGCTGCGGAAAGTTCTAGGTGCCAATAAG ACAGCAGCACCTGATCAGCAGAAGCTGGTTGTCATCTCGGTCTCGCCTCAGTCTAGAGCATCGCTGGCTGTGAGGTTTCAGCTGAATCCTACGGATACCGCCAGGAAATTAAcagcattctttaaaaaaatag GCGCACACTACGTGTTCGACACCGCCTTCTCGAGGAACTTCAGCCTCCTCGAAAGCCAGCGGGAGTTCGTGCGGCGGTTCCGAGGACAGGCCAACCCCGAGCAGGCCCTGCCCGTGCTGACTTCTGCCTGCCCAG GCTGGATCTGCTACGCTGAGAAGACCCACGGGAGCACCCTCCTTCCCCACATCAGCACTGCGCGGTCCCCACAGCAGGTCATGGGCTCCCTGGTCAAGGATTTCTTTGCCCAGCAGCAG CGGCTGACTCCCGACAAGGTCTACCACGTGACAGTAATGCCCTGCTACGACAAAAAGCTGGAAGCCTCCAGACCCGACTTCTTCAGCCAGGAGCACCAGACACGCGACGTGGACTGTGTCATCACCACAG GTGAAGTCTCCAAGCTGCTGGAGGAAGAAGGGGTCTCGCTGGCGGAGCTGGAGCCGGCTCCTCTGGACAGCCTGTACGTTGTCACCGGCCGTGTCGGACGGGCTGTAAGCTCACCCAGCACCGGGTGCTCTCCACCGGGGTGTCCCAAGGGTCCAGATGGGTGGCAGAAGGGGCCGCGGCCCTTGACGCAGGCACTGGCCGCCTCCCTTTTCCCTCGCCTGGCCTCCCTCGGCCCCTCGTGTGCCTCAGTGTCAAAGATGCTTGAGCTCCCGACAACTGGCCGATGGTCGTCAGAGCTGACCCTGACTTCACACAGGTCTGAGCTCCCGGGACAGGTGGTACGACAGGGGGGACAGTCCTTTGCTTCACAAGCCTCCTCCCGACACACCTTCAAAGCCTTGGGCTCTATGGCTCATCTTCGGCTTAGAAAGCAAACGCTCTCAAACCTGAGACAGAGGTTGCTCAGAGGCCTCGGTGGGCAGCGGCCCCAACACCACCTGAGGCCTGGCCTCTTCCCCAGGTGCAGCAGTGCCTCTGCCCAGGAGCCCACCAGCCATCGGGGCGGGGGCTCAGGGGGCTACCTGGAGCACGTGTTCCGCCATGCAGCCCAGGAGCTCTTCGGGATCCATGTCACTGAGGTCACCTACAGACCCCTGAG GAACAAGGACCTCCAAGAGGTGATTCTAGAGAGGGAGGGCCAAGTCCTGCTGCACTTTGCCGCAGCCTACGGCTTCCGCAACATCCAGAACCTGGTGCAGAAGCTCAAGCGCGGGCGCTGCCCGTACCACTACGTGGAGGTCATGGCCTGCCCCGCAG GGTGCCTCAACGGAGGGGGACAGCTCAAGGCCCCCGACACGCCCGGCAAGGAGCTCCTGCAGCAGGTCGAGAGGCTGTATGGCCTAGTCAGGACAGAAGCACCGGAGGATGCAGCCGGCGTCCAGGAGCTATATGAGTGCTGGCTGCAGGGCGCAGGCTCGGAGCGGGCTGGCCGCCTGCTGCACACCAGCTACCACGCGGTGGAGAAGGCTGGCTCTGGACTCAGTATCAGGTGGTAG
- the NARFL gene encoding cytosolic Fe-S cluster assembly factor NARFL isoform X4, whose product MASPFSGALQLTDLDDFIAPSQDCIKPMKVDRRPGSGVAKIHIEDDGSYFQVSQDGGMKKLEKAKISLDDCLACSGCVTSAETVLITQQSHEELRKVLGANKTAAPDQQKLVVISVSPQSRASLAVRFQLNPTDTARKLTAFFKKIGAHYVFDTAFSRNFSLLESQREFVRRFRGQANPEQALPVLTSACPGWICYAEKTHGSTLLPHISTARSPQQVMGSLVKDFFAQQQRLTPDKVYHVTVMPCYDKKLEASRPDFFSQEHQTRDVDCVITTGEVSKLLEEEGVSLAELEPAPLDSLCSSASAQEPTSHRGGGSGGYLEHVFRHAAQELFGIHVTEVTYRPLRNKDLQEVILEREGQVLLHFAAAYGFRNIQNLVQKLKRGRCPYHYVEVMACPAGCLNGGGQLKAPDTPGKELLQQVERLYGLVRTEAPEDAAGVQELYECWLQGAGSERAGRLLHTSYHAVEKAGSGLSIRW is encoded by the exons ATGGCGTCGCCCTTCAGCGGGGCCCTGCAGCTGACGGACTTGGACGACTTCATCGCGCCGTCTCAG GACTGCATCAAGCCCATGAAGGTGGATAGGAGGCCGGGAAGCGGCGTGGCCAAGATCCACATCGAAGATGACGGGAGTTACTTCCAAGTCAGTCAG GATGGAGGGATGAAGAAGCTGGAGAAGGCGAAGATCTCGCTGGACGACTGCCTGGCGTGCAGTGGCTGCGTCACCTCAGCGGAGACCGTGCTTATTACTCAGCAGAGCCACGAGGAGCTGCGGAAAGTTCTAGGTGCCAATAAG ACAGCAGCACCTGATCAGCAGAAGCTGGTTGTCATCTCGGTCTCGCCTCAGTCTAGAGCATCGCTGGCTGTGAGGTTTCAGCTGAATCCTACGGATACCGCCAGGAAATTAAcagcattctttaaaaaaatag GCGCACACTACGTGTTCGACACCGCCTTCTCGAGGAACTTCAGCCTCCTCGAAAGCCAGCGGGAGTTCGTGCGGCGGTTCCGAGGACAGGCCAACCCCGAGCAGGCCCTGCCCGTGCTGACTTCTGCCTGCCCAG GCTGGATCTGCTACGCTGAGAAGACCCACGGGAGCACCCTCCTTCCCCACATCAGCACTGCGCGGTCCCCACAGCAGGTCATGGGCTCCCTGGTCAAGGATTTCTTTGCCCAGCAGCAG CGGCTGACTCCCGACAAGGTCTACCACGTGACAGTAATGCCCTGCTACGACAAAAAGCTGGAAGCCTCCAGACCCGACTTCTTCAGCCAGGAGCACCAGACACGCGACGTGGACTGTGTCATCACCACAG GTGAAGTCTCCAAGCTGCTGGAGGAAGAAGGGGTCTCGCTGGCGGAGCTGGAGCCGGCTCCTCTGGACAGCCT GTGCAGCAGTGCCTCTGCCCAGGAGCCCACCAGCCATCGGGGCGGGGGCTCAGGGGGCTACCTGGAGCACGTGTTCCGCCATGCAGCCCAGGAGCTCTTCGGGATCCATGTCACTGAGGTCACCTACAGACCCCTGAG GAACAAGGACCTCCAAGAGGTGATTCTAGAGAGGGAGGGCCAAGTCCTGCTGCACTTTGCCGCAGCCTACGGCTTCCGCAACATCCAGAACCTGGTGCAGAAGCTCAAGCGCGGGCGCTGCCCGTACCACTACGTGGAGGTCATGGCCTGCCCCGCAG GGTGCCTCAACGGAGGGGGACAGCTCAAGGCCCCCGACACGCCCGGCAAGGAGCTCCTGCAGCAGGTCGAGAGGCTGTATGGCCTAGTCAGGACAGAAGCACCGGAGGATGCAGCCGGCGTCCAGGAGCTATATGAGTGCTGGCTGCAGGGCGCAGGCTCGGAGCGGGCTGGCCGCCTGCTGCACACCAGCTACCACGCGGTGGAGAAGGCTGGCTCTGGACTCAGTATCAGGTGGTAG
- the NARFL gene encoding cytosolic Fe-S cluster assembly factor NARFL isoform X1 — protein MASPFSGALQLTDLDDFIAPSQDCIKPMKVDRRPGSGVAKIHIEDDGSYFQVSQDGGMKKLEKAKISLDDCLACSGCVTSAETVLITQQSHEELRKVLGANKTAAPDQQKLVVISVSPQSRASLAVRFQLNPTDTARKLTAFFKKIGAHYVFDTAFSRNFSLLESQREFVRRFRGQANPEQALPVLTSACPGWICYAEKTHGSTLLPHISTARSPQQVMGSLVKDFFAQQQRLTPDKVYHVTVMPCYDKKLEASRPDFFSQEHQTRDVDCVITTGEVSKLLEEEGVSLAELEPAPLDSLYVVTGRVGRAVSSPSTGCSPPGCPKGPDGWQKGPRPLTQALAASLFPRLASLGPSCASVSKMLELPTTGRWSSELTLTSHRSELPGQVVRQGGQSFASQASSRHTFKALGSMAHLRLRKQTLSNLRQRLLRGLGGQRPQHHLRPGLFPRCSSASAQEPTSHRGGGSGGYLEHVFRHAAQELFGIHVTEVTYRPLRNKDLQEVILEREGQVLLHFAAAYGFRNIQNLVQKLKRGRCPYHYVEVMACPAGCLNGGGQLKAPDTPGKELLQQVERLYGLVRTEAPEDAAGVQELYECWLQGAGSERAGRLLHTSYHAVEKAGSGLSIRW, from the exons ATGGCGTCGCCCTTCAGCGGGGCCCTGCAGCTGACGGACTTGGACGACTTCATCGCGCCGTCTCAG GACTGCATCAAGCCCATGAAGGTGGATAGGAGGCCGGGAAGCGGCGTGGCCAAGATCCACATCGAAGATGACGGGAGTTACTTCCAAGTCAGTCAG GATGGAGGGATGAAGAAGCTGGAGAAGGCGAAGATCTCGCTGGACGACTGCCTGGCGTGCAGTGGCTGCGTCACCTCAGCGGAGACCGTGCTTATTACTCAGCAGAGCCACGAGGAGCTGCGGAAAGTTCTAGGTGCCAATAAG ACAGCAGCACCTGATCAGCAGAAGCTGGTTGTCATCTCGGTCTCGCCTCAGTCTAGAGCATCGCTGGCTGTGAGGTTTCAGCTGAATCCTACGGATACCGCCAGGAAATTAAcagcattctttaaaaaaatag GCGCACACTACGTGTTCGACACCGCCTTCTCGAGGAACTTCAGCCTCCTCGAAAGCCAGCGGGAGTTCGTGCGGCGGTTCCGAGGACAGGCCAACCCCGAGCAGGCCCTGCCCGTGCTGACTTCTGCCTGCCCAG GCTGGATCTGCTACGCTGAGAAGACCCACGGGAGCACCCTCCTTCCCCACATCAGCACTGCGCGGTCCCCACAGCAGGTCATGGGCTCCCTGGTCAAGGATTTCTTTGCCCAGCAGCAG CGGCTGACTCCCGACAAGGTCTACCACGTGACAGTAATGCCCTGCTACGACAAAAAGCTGGAAGCCTCCAGACCCGACTTCTTCAGCCAGGAGCACCAGACACGCGACGTGGACTGTGTCATCACCACAG GTGAAGTCTCCAAGCTGCTGGAGGAAGAAGGGGTCTCGCTGGCGGAGCTGGAGCCGGCTCCTCTGGACAGCCTGTACGTTGTCACCGGCCGTGTCGGACGGGCTGTAAGCTCACCCAGCACCGGGTGCTCTCCACCGGGGTGTCCCAAGGGTCCAGATGGGTGGCAGAAGGGGCCGCGGCCCTTGACGCAGGCACTGGCCGCCTCCCTTTTCCCTCGCCTGGCCTCCCTCGGCCCCTCGTGTGCCTCAGTGTCAAAGATGCTTGAGCTCCCGACAACTGGCCGATGGTCGTCAGAGCTGACCCTGACTTCACACAGGTCTGAGCTCCCGGGACAGGTGGTACGACAGGGGGGACAGTCCTTTGCTTCACAAGCCTCCTCCCGACACACCTTCAAAGCCTTGGGCTCTATGGCTCATCTTCGGCTTAGAAAGCAAACGCTCTCAAACCTGAGACAGAGGTTGCTCAGAGGCCTCGGTGGGCAGCGGCCCCAACACCACCTGAGGCCTGGCCTCTTCCCCAGGTGCAGCAGTGCCTCTGCCCAGGAGCCCACCAGCCATCGGGGCGGGGGCTCAGGGGGCTACCTGGAGCACGTGTTCCGCCATGCAGCCCAGGAGCTCTTCGGGATCCATGTCACTGAGGTCACCTACAGACCCCTGAG GAACAAGGACCTCCAAGAGGTGATTCTAGAGAGGGAGGGCCAAGTCCTGCTGCACTTTGCCGCAGCCTACGGCTTCCGCAACATCCAGAACCTGGTGCAGAAGCTCAAGCGCGGGCGCTGCCCGTACCACTACGTGGAGGTCATGGCCTGCCCCGCAG GGTGCCTCAACGGAGGGGGACAGCTCAAGGCCCCCGACACGCCCGGCAAGGAGCTCCTGCAGCAGGTCGAGAGGCTGTATGGCCTAGTCAGGACAGAAGCACCGGAGGATGCAGCCGGCGTCCAGGAGCTATATGAGTGCTGGCTGCAGGGCGCAGGCTCGGAGCGGGCTGGCCGCCTGCTGCACACCAGCTACCACGCGGTGGAGAAGGCTGGCTCTGGACTCAGTATCAGGTGGTAG